GGGGATACACGATGTCTCTGGACGGGGATCTGGACCTCTATGCGTCCGGCCCCGCCATCGCCGGGAACACCTTGGCCAACGCGGAATATGTAAAGAAGGTCGCAGAGGAAGAGATCCGCAGGCGATGACGGCTTTTTTGGACCTTTCCGAATGAAAGGCTACGCATTTTCAGATGGCCCTCTCCGCATACATACCCCCATATAACTTGTACGATAACGTTTTTACCTAACATTATTACGTTTTTCGTAATAAATGATGGAATTTAGTACGAAGATAGATTATTTATACTGTGAATCCGATATACATCTCAAGGAGGCGCGTAACAATAGGCAAACGTAATATGTCGGAATTCCGCGGAGGGAAGCACATCGAAATGAGGCTCCTCGCCAAGAAAGACGCTGGGCCAGTTGGCGCGTCGCAGTGCGGAAGTCTCTGAGCGGTCATCTCAGGTCCCTCGATCCGCGGCCAAACCCCCTTAACTCCTCCCAAGAGATCGTTTTTCCAGCAACCTATAATACCTTACGAACCGATGCTGACGTATGTCGAAAAAACTTGAGGACTGCGTCACGACCATCCCCGATTTCCCGAAACCCGGGATCATGTTCAGGGACATAACCACGATCATATCGGATCCGGAAGGATTCAAAATGGCGGTGGATCAGCTGTGCGACATGGTAAAAGGGATGGACATCGACATCGTGGTCGGTTCCGAATCCAGAGGATTCATCTTCGGAGCGCCTGTGGCATACGCCCTCGGAAAAGGGTTCGTCATGGCCAGGAAGAAAGGGAAGCTCCCCAGGGAGACCATATCCGAGACCTATGACCTCGAATACGGCAGCGCCACCCTCGAGATGCATAAGGACAGTATCAGACCCGGAATGAAGGTGTTCCTGGTCGACGACCTGGTAGCCACCGGGGGAACCACTGCGGCCATCATAAAGATGGTGGAGAAACTCGGCGGAAAGGTCGTCAAGATCGGCTTCGTCATGGAACTCGCCGGATTCGACGCCAAGAACAAAGCGTTGAAAGGATACGACGTCGAGAGTCTCATATCCTATCCGGGGAACTGAGACCGTCGGGGGCCCTCCCCCGACAACTATCCTATGGAACATGGAGGGCGTGCCGGGATTCGAACCCGGGTTGTCAGCTCCGAAGGCTGATAGGATGATCCAAGCTACCACACACGCCCTTCCGTACCATCGTCGGCACCCTATTAATTATGATTGGACAAACGACGCACAATATCCTTTAATCGAACCTCCCCGATTACCGTCCCAATGTCAAAGGTTGTAATGAACGACGGTGCTGGAGGGGAACTCATGCAGGAGTTCATCTCGAAGCACATCACCAGCCATTTCCCCAAAATGGACACGGAGGTGCCGCTGGACGCTTTGGACGACTCCGCGGTAGTGGACGACGTCGTCTTCACCATAGACGGCCACACCGTTAACCCCCTTTTCTTCCCGGGAGGGGATATCGGGAAGATCGCCGTGTCCGGGACAGTCAACGACATCTCCGTCATGGGCGCGAAACCCATCGGGATAGCCAGCTCCGTGGTCTTAGAGGAAGGGCTCGACGCGGATATCGTGGACAGGGTCATGAAGAGCATGGGCGACACGGCCGCGTATGCAGGGGTGCCCATCGTAACCGGAGACACCAAGGTCATGGGCGCAGGGGAACTGGACAAGATGGTCGTATCCACTGCGGCCATCGGAAAAAGACCGGACTACCTCGACCACGACATGGAGGTCGCCAACTCGTACAGGAAGGTGGACAGCAGATGGTGCTCCGACTCCAACACCCGCCCGGGGGACGTCATAATCGTCTCCGGATACATGGGGGACCACGGCATAGCCCTTCTCTCGTTCAGGGAAGGGTACGGATTCGACAGCGTCATCGAATCGGATGTACAGCCTCTCAACAAGATGATTGAGAAAGGTCTCCGCGTAGGCGGGATCGTCGCCATGAAGGACCCCACCAGAGGAGGGCTTGCCAACACCCTCAACGAGTGGGCCGGGAAGTCGAAGTGCCAGCTGGACATAGACGAGGAGTGCATACCTCTCAGGGACGGCGTCGTCAGCGCCTGCGAACTCCTGGGGATAGAACCTCTGAACATCGGGAACGAAGGGAAATGCGTGATCTCCGTGGTCCCCGAGATGGCCGAGGAGGTCCTGAAGGCCATAAGGTCCACGCCGGAAGGAAAGGATGCGGCCATCATCGGTAAGGCATCCGAAGGACCCGGCAGGGTCGTTCTGCGTACGGAGATCGGCGGAAGGAGGATCCTCGAACCTCCGTCCGGCGACCCCGTCCCCAGGATATGCTGACGGACGATATCGGCGGCGGACTTGTGCCGCCGCCTCTGTTTTCCGACCGCGTTCTCCCGACATCTCGGAGTAGGGGTAGAACCTTTATAGGACACCCCTGCTGATACCCACTCAGGAGAACATCATGGTCACATTCCTTCCGTTCAAGGGCTACAGACCCAACATCCGTGCCGGTGAGACGATCGCCGACCGCGTATCCCCTCCGTACGACGTGATCGGGGAAGAAGAGCTCAGACAGCTGCAGTCGAAGAGGGAGAACGTAACCAACCTCACCTTGTCACCCGATGCGGACAAGAGATACACACAGGCCAGGAAGAGACTCGACGAGATGATCGCCGACGGCTCCCTGAAACAGGACGAACCGTCCTACTACATCTACGATCAGACCTTCTCGGACGGCGGAAAGACCTACACCAGGAGAGGACTGGTCGGCATACTTCGGACGGAGGAGTACTCCGAAGGGAACATCATACCGCACGAGGAGACGTTCTCCAAGGTCAAGGCGGACAGGCTCAATCTGCTGAGGGACATGGAGACCCACCTCGAAAGCATCTTCGGGATCTTCCCGGGACTCGGAAAGGAGCTCGACAGGAAGGTGGACGACAGTGCCAGACTCCTTTACAGGTACGTCGACGGGAACGGTGTGGAGCACAGATACAGCAGGATCTGCGATGAGGGACTGTGCAAGGAGATCTCCGAGAAACTGAGGGACCAGAAGATGCTGATAGCGGACGGCCACCACAGGTACGAGACCGCCCTTAACTATGCCAAGGAGAACCCGGATTCCGAGGCTAAACAATTCGTCCTCTGCACCATGGTGTCCCAGGACGATGCCGGATTGGTCATATGGCCCACACACCGTCTGATCGATGCAGGAGACATCGGAGAGACCAGCGCCATAAAGAAGATCGGCAAGGCCATGACCATGACCGAGGTGACGGAGGAGGAGATGGAGTCCCGGTTGAAGGAACATCTCTTCGGAATGATGTTCAGGTCCGGAAGGTGCTTCCTGTTGGACAACACATCCGATGACGGGAACGTCATGATGAAACTCGACACCTATGCGGCACAGCAGAAGATCCTTTACGGAGTGTACAAGAGCGACGAGGGGAAATCCAAGATCTCCTACGATGCCGAACTGGAATCCGTCAAGAAGGCCATGGCCGAGAAGAAGCATGATGCGGCGATAGTCCTCAACGCACCCTGCCTGCAGACCATCTGGGACCTTGCGGGACAGGGGAAGAGGATGCCGAAGAAGACGACGTTCTTCTTCCCGAAGATCTGGTCCGGCTGGGTCTTCTACAGGATGGAGTGAATACCTTTTACATGACGGGCTTCGGCCCGTCCTTTTCATATCTGCCGGGAACGCCCGGATACATCGGACGATCGTGGTCCCGGTCGAAGAATACTCGTCCGCCGGACTCACAATCCGAGGCCGGGCATCGTCTTGAAGGGAATACAACGTTACAGACGATATGGCCATGACCCCGGATGATGGATGATTGGAAAAGATGGAGCCGCTGGAGGGAATTGAACCCTCGGCCTACGCCTTACCAAGGCGTCGCTATACCCCTTAGCCACAGCGGCACTAAACTTCGCTAAATGAACATTGATATTTAATGGTTATTGGTCCCGAAGACTCCTGACACGTGTGTTCGGACCTCATAACGGCCACATGGTCCACGGTCCGGGCCGCTTCCTTCCGTGGAGCGTATTTTATTAGTGGATACGATTGAGGGGGCATGAAGAAGGAGATGAGCTCTTTCGACGTCCGCTCCGTGGTCACGGAGATGGCCGCCCTGGAGAACGCCCACATGGACAAGATCTTCCAGTGGGGAGCGGGGAACGTCCTGTTCCGTATCAACACCAAGAACGGCAAGGAGGACCTTTTCTTCAAAGACAAGAAGTGGCTGTTCCTGTCCCCCGACAGGCCCGATACCCCTGTCACCCCCACCTCCTTCGCCACATTCCTGAGGAAATATCTCACCAACGCCCGTATCGGCAAGACCAGACAGATCGGTTTCGACCGTATCGTCGAAATGCAGGTGTTCAAGGCAGAGGGAGAATACCTCCTCATCTTCGAGATGTTCGGAGGAGGGAACGTCCTCCTGGTACAGGATGGGAAGATAGTGAACTGCCTTACCCAGAGGACGTTCCGCGACAGGACCACCCGTCCCGGCGAGGAATACGTGATGCCGAAGGAGAGGTTCAACCCTCTGACTTCCGACGAGGATTCCTTCAAGAATCTCTTCAGAAGCTCCGACTCCGATACCGTCAGGACCCTCGCCACCGTCAACAACCTAGGAGGACAGTATGCGGAAGAGGTCTGCAAACGTGCCGGCGTAGACAAGACCGTTCCCGCCAAGGATGCGGACGACGCCTCCGTACATGCCCTTCACTCGGCGGTCATGGAGATCGCGGACTACGTCATGAGGGAACCGCACCCGACGATATTCCGCCAGGAAGGGAAGATCGTAGACATAGCCCCCATGGACCTTCACATCTACGAGGATTGCGTGAAGGAACCCATGCCCACCATATCCGAGGCCATCGGGAAGTTCATGGGAGAGAACGAGGCCGAGGAGCAGCGGGAATTCGTAGACCCAGAGATCGAGAAACTCAAAAAGAGGATCGAGAAGCAGAAGGAGACCGTCGACGCATACCGTGTCGAGGCCGAGCGCCTCAAGGCGCAGGCGGATTCGCTTTACACCGAATACCAGAAGGTGTCCGAACTCCTGACCGTCCTCGGAGAACAATGCAAGAAGCTGTCATGGGAGA
The nucleotide sequence above comes from Candidatus Methanomethylophilus alvi Mx1201. Encoded proteins:
- a CDS encoding adenine phosphoribosyltransferase; the protein is MSKKLEDCVTTIPDFPKPGIMFRDITTIISDPEGFKMAVDQLCDMVKGMDIDIVVGSESRGFIFGAPVAYALGKGFVMARKKGKLPRETISETYDLEYGSATLEMHKDSIRPGMKVFLVDDLVATGGTTAAIIKMVEKLGGKVVKIGFVMELAGFDAKNKALKGYDVESLISYPGN
- the hypE gene encoding hydrogenase expression/formation protein HypE; this translates as MSKVVMNDGAGGELMQEFISKHITSHFPKMDTEVPLDALDDSAVVDDVVFTIDGHTVNPLFFPGGDIGKIAVSGTVNDISVMGAKPIGIASSVVLEEGLDADIVDRVMKSMGDTAAYAGVPIVTGDTKVMGAGELDKMVVSTAAIGKRPDYLDHDMEVANSYRKVDSRWCSDSNTRPGDVIIVSGYMGDHGIALLSFREGYGFDSVIESDVQPLNKMIEKGLRVGGIVAMKDPTRGGLANTLNEWAGKSKCQLDIDEECIPLRDGVVSACELLGIEPLNIGNEGKCVISVVPEMAEEVLKAIRSTPEGKDAAIIGKASEGPGRVVLRTEIGGRRILEPPSGDPVPRIC
- a CDS encoding DUF1015 family protein, which gives rise to MVTFLPFKGYRPNIRAGETIADRVSPPYDVIGEEELRQLQSKRENVTNLTLSPDADKRYTQARKRLDEMIADGSLKQDEPSYYIYDQTFSDGGKTYTRRGLVGILRTEEYSEGNIIPHEETFSKVKADRLNLLRDMETHLESIFGIFPGLGKELDRKVDDSARLLYRYVDGNGVEHRYSRICDEGLCKEISEKLRDQKMLIADGHHRYETALNYAKENPDSEAKQFVLCTMVSQDDAGLVIWPTHRLIDAGDIGETSAIKKIGKAMTMTEVTEEEMESRLKEHLFGMMFRSGRCFLLDNTSDDGNVMMKLDTYAAQQKILYGVYKSDEGKSKISYDAELESVKKAMAEKKHDAAIVLNAPCLQTIWDLAGQGKRMPKKTTFFFPKIWSGWVFYRME
- the rqcH gene encoding ribosome rescue protein RqcH, yielding MKKEMSSFDVRSVVTEMAALENAHMDKIFQWGAGNVLFRINTKNGKEDLFFKDKKWLFLSPDRPDTPVTPTSFATFLRKYLTNARIGKTRQIGFDRIVEMQVFKAEGEYLLIFEMFGGGNVLLVQDGKIVNCLTQRTFRDRTTRPGEEYVMPKERFNPLTSDEDSFKNLFRSSDSDTVRTLATVNNLGGQYAEEVCKRAGVDKTVPAKDADDASVHALHSAVMEIADYVMREPHPTIFRQEGKIVDIAPMDLHIYEDCVKEPMPTISEAIGKFMGENEAEEQREFVDPEIEKLKKRIEKQKETVDAYRVEAERLKAQADSLYTEYQKVSELLTVLGEQCKKLSWEKLTEGALKIPYVSYIDPSKNIVAMKIGILEVELDYTKNIDTNASEIYARGKEQNEKADNAQKALDDSVAELEKKQKGFDKKVAAELAKAKPTKRFWFESYKWFISSGGRLVIAGRDTHSNDQVVKKHLKEGDVYAHADIHGAPSVILKDGLKASEEELREACWFALAQSKAWMAGSAEGGAFWAYPDQVSKTPNAGEFVPRGAFIIRGKRNYEYHLPLEMGIGEVYYQNERKIMCAPTPVMEKCSEKYYVIRPSKEKNGRMAGDIAKAFEVPEEEVSRILPPGSVDIVRKVLPKPDTDEEE